A region of Mammaliicoccus sp. Dog046 DNA encodes the following proteins:
- a CDS encoding SLC13 family permease: protein MTKREDKFSQKLWKESGRTKEMLKFFSTDALKSQKEPKPEPELKAYNTAQLIGLILGPLLFICVLLFFNAEGLSQKGVYVLAATLWVAVWWITEAIPIPATSLMPLFLFPLGGIMDSATVSSAYGDDIIFLFLGGFIIAIAMERWNLHTRIALVIIKSIGTSTGRILLGFMVATGALSMFVSNTAAVMIMIPIGMAIIKEAHELTVKDNEKHSLTQFEKSLVLGIGYAGTIGGLGTLIGTPPLIILKGQYEKIFGEEIGFGQWMVMGVPSVIILLAITWAYLNFMKFKHDMKELPGGKEIITKELKALGKTTYEEKVVFTLFCLAAFLWVSREFLLTQLPFTELVKDGTISMFITVILFLIPAKRKFARILDWSIAKDLPWGILLLFGGGLAVASAITESGLDKWMGKQISGLDGVNVILIIFIVTMFVLFLTEITSNTATATMILPILATIAVGIHVHPLALMIPAAMAANCAFMLPVGTPPNAIVFGTEKVTIREMATAGFWLNLISCVIIVAFVWFLVPWLFGIDLIATK, encoded by the coding sequence ATGACTAAAAGAGAAGACAAGTTTTCTCAAAAATTGTGGAAAGAGAGTGGCAGGACGAAAGAAATGTTGAAGTTTTTTTCAACTGATGCTCTAAAATCACAAAAGGAACCGAAGCCTGAACCTGAATTGAAAGCTTATAACACGGCTCAATTAATCGGGTTGATTTTAGGACCATTATTATTTATATGTGTCTTATTATTCTTTAATGCTGAAGGTTTAAGTCAAAAAGGGGTTTATGTTTTAGCAGCGACACTTTGGGTTGCAGTTTGGTGGATCACTGAAGCAATACCTATTCCGGCAACAAGTTTAATGCCTTTATTCTTATTTCCATTAGGCGGGATTATGGATAGTGCGACTGTTTCAAGTGCATATGGTGATGATATTATTTTCTTATTCTTAGGAGGATTTATTATCGCAATTGCAATGGAAAGATGGAATTTACATACGAGAATCGCATTAGTCATTATAAAAAGTATTGGTACAAGTACGGGTCGTATATTATTAGGTTTTATGGTTGCGACAGGTGCATTATCAATGTTCGTTTCAAATACAGCGGCTGTTATGATTATGATTCCTATCGGTATGGCAATTATTAAAGAAGCACACGAATTAACTGTCAAAGATAATGAGAAACATAGTCTGACACAATTCGAAAAATCACTCGTATTAGGTATTGGATATGCAGGTACAATAGGTGGGCTAGGTACGTTAATCGGAACACCACCTTTAATCATCTTAAAAGGTCAATACGAAAAGATATTTGGTGAAGAAATTGGCTTTGGACAATGGATGGTTATGGGTGTACCATCCGTTATTATATTACTGGCGATTACTTGGGCATATTTAAATTTCATGAAATTTAAGCACGATATGAAGGAATTACCTGGTGGTAAAGAAATTATTACGAAAGAATTAAAAGCATTAGGTAAAACAACATACGAAGAAAAAGTTGTATTTACATTATTCTGTTTAGCAGCATTTTTATGGGTATCTCGAGAGTTCTTATTAACGCAACTGCCATTTACAGAGTTGGTTAAAGATGGAACAATATCCATGTTTATTACTGTAATCCTATTCTTAATTCCTGCTAAAAGAAAATTTGCAAGAATATTAGATTGGTCAATAGCAAAGGATTTACCTTGGGGGATTTTATTACTGTTTGGTGGAGGATTAGCGGTAGCGTCAGCCATTACAGAAAGTGGATTAGATAAATGGATGGGGAAACAAATTTCAGGTTTAGATGGTGTGAATGTCATCTTAATCATCTTTATCGTTACGATGTTTGTTCTATTCTTAACAGAAATTACATCTAATACTGCGACAGCAACTATGATATTACCGATCCTAGCAACAATTGCAGTTGGTATTCATGTGCATCCATTAGCATTAATGATTCCAGCAGCAATGGCGGCAAACTGTGCATTTATGTTACCAGTAGGAACACCGCCAAATGCGATAGTGTTCGGTACAGAGAAAGTAACCATACGAGAAATGGCGACGGCTGGTTTTTGGTTAAACCTTATCAGTTGTGTTATCATCGTCGCGTTTGTTTGGTTCCTTGTACCATGGTTGTTCGGCATTGATTTAATCGCAACAAAATAA
- the rpoZ gene encoding DNA-directed RNA polymerase subunit omega, translated as MLYPPQNELKDSINSKYLVVTTAAKRARELQENPESLLLDEYRSLKNVGQALEEIAAHKVYAKLED; from the coding sequence ATGTTATATCCACCACAAAATGAATTAAAAGACAGTATTAATTCTAAATATTTAGTTGTTACTACTGCAGCTAAAAGAGCGCGCGAATTACAAGAAAACCCTGAAAGTTTATTGTTAGACGAATACCGTTCATTAAAAAATGTAGGTCAAGCACTTGAAGAGATTGCGGCACACAAAGTGTATGCAAAATTAGAAGACTAA
- the priA gene encoding primosomal protein N', with the protein MIAKVVVDIPVKNVDKIFDYTIPNDIVDVVKVGVRVEVPFGPRKIQGFVIDIGEHKSSDIDDSKLRPLISVKDFKPELTAELIELSEWMSNFHLARRIAALEIMLPAAIKAKYQKVYQINDAEGLPAVLLNYFNSEGLLTFDQAQKLKIVSELESYVKSEVLIKDTIVGQQLTRKYATCVRLCVTDRLDEVIDSLKKMHKQLDIVNYLIEHRREDVLLKTLKEEGFSVSSINTLAKNGVIEKYDAVVQRDPYEHRIFEKENNKALTEAQHDAYSQIDEAVQANESKTFLLHGVTGSGKTEVYLQTIEKVLQKGEQAIMLVPEIALTPQMVNRFKARFGDEVAVLHSGLSKGEKYDEWQKIRDGKASVSVGARSSIFAPFEKLGLIIIDEEHEATYKQEDYPRYHAREIAIWRSEYHKCPVVLGSATPSLETFARAEKNVYQYLGLPERVNQQKMPEIELIDMREELKDGNRSMFSNSLSEAIQERINKGEQVVLFLNRRGHSSFVLCRDCGHVPQCPNCDISLTYHKTTDDLKCHYCGYSEQMPQLCPSCESEHIRQMGVGTQKVEELIYETFENAKVIRMDVDTTSRKGAHERLLTAFGNQEANILLGTQMIAKGLDFENITLVGVLNADTMLNLPDFRSSEKTFQLLTQVAGRAGRHEKQGEVMIQTYNPDHYAILDVTKNDYLSFYQKEMKFRQIGKYPPYYYLVNLTISHVDKRKVLKASKHIHGILVQHLSTQSFVLGPSPSPLARINNQHRFQILIKFKNEPELLTALKYLDDYYHEQYLKDKLSLEIDINPQILM; encoded by the coding sequence TTGATAGCTAAAGTTGTAGTCGACATACCTGTCAAAAATGTTGATAAGATATTTGATTATACAATCCCGAACGATATTGTAGATGTTGTTAAAGTCGGTGTAAGAGTCGAAGTACCTTTCGGGCCACGTAAAATTCAAGGTTTCGTCATCGACATTGGTGAGCATAAATCAAGTGATATTGATGATTCGAAACTTCGACCACTCATTAGCGTTAAAGATTTTAAACCAGAATTGACTGCTGAACTCATTGAACTTAGCGAATGGATGTCGAATTTTCATTTAGCACGAAGAATTGCAGCGTTAGAAATCATGTTGCCAGCTGCTATTAAAGCTAAATATCAAAAGGTTTATCAAATCAATGATGCAGAAGGTTTACCAGCCGTACTGTTAAATTATTTTAATAGTGAAGGGTTGTTAACTTTTGATCAAGCACAAAAATTAAAAATTGTATCGGAACTAGAAAGTTATGTTAAATCAGAAGTTTTAATAAAAGATACAATTGTTGGGCAACAATTAACGAGAAAATACGCAACTTGTGTACGACTTTGTGTGACCGATCGATTGGATGAAGTGATTGATTCACTGAAAAAAATGCATAAACAATTGGATATTGTTAATTATCTTATAGAACATAGACGTGAAGATGTATTATTAAAAACGTTAAAAGAAGAAGGCTTTTCAGTTTCTAGTATTAACACTTTAGCGAAAAATGGTGTCATAGAAAAATATGATGCAGTTGTACAAAGAGATCCTTATGAACATAGAATATTTGAAAAAGAAAATAACAAAGCGTTAACTGAAGCACAACATGATGCTTATTCACAAATTGATGAAGCGGTTCAAGCAAACGAATCAAAAACGTTTTTATTACATGGTGTAACGGGTTCTGGTAAAACAGAAGTTTATTTACAGACGATAGAAAAAGTATTACAAAAAGGTGAGCAAGCGATCATGCTTGTTCCTGAAATTGCATTGACGCCACAAATGGTTAATCGATTTAAAGCGAGATTCGGTGATGAAGTAGCAGTGCTTCATTCAGGTCTTTCTAAAGGTGAAAAATATGATGAATGGCAGAAGATTAGAGATGGTAAAGCCAGTGTTTCAGTAGGGGCACGATCAAGTATTTTTGCGCCATTTGAAAAGCTTGGCCTTATCATTATTGATGAAGAGCATGAAGCAACGTACAAACAAGAAGATTATCCAAGATATCATGCAAGAGAAATTGCAATATGGAGAAGTGAATATCATAAATGTCCAGTCGTACTTGGTTCTGCGACACCAAGTTTAGAGACTTTTGCTAGAGCAGAAAAGAACGTATATCAATATTTAGGGCTACCTGAACGTGTGAATCAGCAGAAAATGCCTGAAATAGAATTAATAGATATGAGAGAAGAATTGAAAGATGGTAACCGTTCAATGTTCTCAAATAGTTTATCTGAAGCGATTCAAGAAAGAATTAATAAAGGCGAACAAGTTGTATTATTCTTAAATAGACGTGGACATTCATCCTTTGTATTATGCAGAGATTGCGGACATGTACCGCAATGTCCAAACTGTGATATTTCACTCACGTATCATAAAACTACAGATGATTTAAAATGTCATTACTGTGGTTACAGTGAACAAATGCCACAATTATGCCCAAGTTGTGAAAGTGAACATATTAGACAAATGGGTGTTGGGACACAAAAAGTAGAAGAATTAATATATGAAACTTTTGAAAATGCGAAAGTAATCAGAATGGATGTTGATACTACATCTAGGAAAGGTGCGCATGAACGATTGTTAACGGCATTTGGCAATCAAGAAGCGAATATATTGTTAGGAACACAGATGATAGCGAAAGGATTAGATTTTGAGAACATTACGCTTGTTGGTGTACTCAATGCAGATACAATGTTAAATTTACCTGATTTTAGATCAAGTGAGAAGACATTCCAGTTACTGACACAAGTAGCTGGCCGTGCTGGAAGACATGAGAAGCAAGGTGAAGTAATGATTCAAACTTATAATCCAGACCATTATGCGATATTAGATGTTACGAAGAATGATTATTTATCATTTTATCAAAAAGAAATGAAATTTAGGCAGATAGGTAAGTATCCACCTTATTATTATCTCGTGAATTTAACAATCAGTCATGTTGATAAACGAAAAGTATTAAAAGCATCTAAGCATATTCATGGCATACTCGTGCAACATCTATCAACACAATCATTTGTATTAGGGCCATCGCCAAGTCCATTAGCAAGAATCAACAATCAACATCGATTTCAAATACTCATTAAATTTAAAAATGAACCTGAGTTGTTAACAGCGTTAAAATATTTAGATGACTATTATCACGAACAATATTTAAAAGATAAACTCAGTTTAGAAATAGATATAAATCCACAAATACTAATGTAA
- the pyrE gene encoding orotate phosphoribosyltransferase, with product MTQNIAQSLLEIKAVTLSPEDPYTWSSGIKSPIYCDNRVTLAYPEIRENIYKNLIKLIEQHAPDAEIISGTATAGIPHAAFIADELRLPMSYVRSKSKGHGKGNQIEGASSKGKKVVVIEDLISTGGSSINAVEALIEDGAEVLGVFAIFTYGINKAEQAFNQMEIPFYTLSNYDELITVAEEKGYIENKDIKTLKDWKDTL from the coding sequence ATGACACAAAATATTGCACAATCATTATTAGAAATTAAAGCTGTAACACTATCACCAGAAGATCCATATACTTGGAGTTCAGGAATAAAATCACCTATTTATTGTGATAACCGTGTGACATTAGCATATCCAGAAATTAGAGAAAATATTTATAAAAATTTAATTAAATTAATCGAGCAACATGCACCTGACGCTGAAATCATTTCAGGAACTGCTACTGCAGGTATTCCACACGCAGCATTTATCGCTGATGAGCTACGCTTGCCAATGAGTTATGTCCGTTCAAAGAGTAAAGGTCACGGTAAAGGGAACCAAATCGAAGGTGCTTCAAGTAAAGGGAAAAAAGTAGTTGTAATAGAAGACTTAATCTCTACTGGTGGTTCTTCAATTAATGCAGTAGAAGCTTTAATTGAAGATGGTGCTGAAGTTTTAGGCGTATTTGCAATATTTACGTATGGTATTAATAAAGCAGAACAAGCATTTAATCAAATGGAAATACCTTTCTATACATTATCAAATTATGATGAATTGATTACGGTTGCAGAAGAAAAAGGATATATCGAAAATAAAGATATAAAAACTTTAAAAGACTGGAAAGATACTTTATAA
- a CDS encoding Rqc2 family fibronectin-binding protein, which produces MAFDGLFTRKIVEDIQSLVTGRIHKISEPSSDTIILTIRSERKNKQLLLSTHANFSRFHLTAEKFDNPFDPPMFLRVLRKHLDGGIVQNIQQIGNDRLVEIDVHSRDEIGDLRKRTIVLEIMGRHSNIILIDEDRKIIDGFKHHTPNTNTARTIMPGFKYEYPPTVKKLNPFEVDDINTYIDYNSGKIDRQLLQQFEGFSPLITKEIVSRRPFMNQTTLVESFNEVMEEVKHKTQPVIYTDDSTGKEIFYFMPLHSYGQDYTEYETLHECLDRFYESRGERERVKQRALDLVKIVDQHLQKNRHKLEKLINEKEAARTKDEQQLYGELITANMYQIKQGDKTLETINYYNNEPISIPLNPTKSPSMNAQYYYKQYNRLKTREIELEKQISLTQSNILYFESLEQQLAHISVEDIDDMREELEEQGFVKKRKNNKKKKSNKITLSTFVSSDGQTILVGKNNKQNDYLTHKASRNHQLWFHTKDIPGSHVVIQEDNPTQTTIEEAAMIAAYYSKASQSGQIPVDYTTIKHVHKPSGAKPGFVTYDSQTTLYVTTDYDDIKRLLKK; this is translated from the coding sequence ATGGCTTTTGATGGCTTATTTACAAGAAAGATCGTAGAAGATATACAGTCGCTCGTTACAGGGCGTATTCATAAAATTTCTGAACCAAGTTCAGATACAATTATTTTAACAATTAGAAGTGAAAGAAAGAATAAACAACTTTTATTATCTACACATGCTAATTTCAGTCGATTTCATTTAACTGCTGAAAAATTTGATAATCCTTTCGATCCTCCAATGTTTCTAAGAGTATTAAGAAAACATTTAGACGGCGGTATTGTTCAAAACATTCAACAAATTGGCAATGATAGATTGGTAGAAATAGATGTTCATTCAAGAGATGAAATTGGTGATTTAAGAAAACGAACAATCGTTTTAGAAATCATGGGTAGACATAGTAACATTATTTTAATTGATGAAGACCGTAAAATCATCGATGGTTTCAAACACCATACACCTAATACAAATACAGCACGTACAATTATGCCCGGGTTTAAATATGAATATCCACCTACTGTGAAGAAACTTAATCCTTTTGAAGTGGATGATATCAACACTTACATTGATTACAATTCAGGTAAAATTGATCGTCAGTTACTACAACAGTTTGAAGGATTCAGCCCGCTTATCACGAAAGAAATCGTATCTAGAAGACCATTTATGAATCAAACAACTTTAGTTGAATCATTTAATGAAGTCATGGAAGAAGTAAAACACAAAACACAACCTGTCATTTATACAGATGATTCAACAGGTAAAGAAATCTTCTATTTCATGCCATTGCATAGTTATGGTCAAGATTATACTGAATACGAAACTTTACATGAATGCTTAGACCGTTTTTACGAATCACGCGGAGAAAGAGAACGCGTGAAACAACGCGCACTTGATTTAGTTAAAATTGTCGATCAACATTTACAAAAAAATCGACATAAATTAGAAAAACTTATTAACGAAAAAGAAGCTGCACGTACAAAAGATGAACAACAGCTTTATGGTGAATTGATCACAGCGAATATGTATCAAATTAAACAAGGTGATAAAACATTAGAGACAATCAATTATTATAATAATGAACCAATATCTATACCTTTAAACCCTACTAAATCACCATCGATGAACGCGCAATACTATTACAAACAATATAATCGACTTAAGACGAGAGAAATAGAATTAGAAAAACAAATATCTCTCACTCAATCGAATATATTGTATTTTGAATCGTTAGAACAACAGCTTGCACATATATCTGTAGAAGACATCGATGATATGCGTGAAGAGCTTGAAGAGCAAGGCTTCGTTAAAAAACGTAAAAATAATAAAAAGAAAAAATCTAATAAAATCACATTATCAACTTTCGTCTCTTCTGATGGACAAACGATATTAGTTGGGAAAAATAATAAACAAAATGATTATTTAACACATAAAGCTTCAAGAAATCATCAACTATGGTTCCATACGAAAGATATCCCAGGATCACATGTTGTTATACAAGAAGACAATCCGACTCAAACTACTATTGAAGAAGCGGCAATGATTGCTGCATACTATTCAAAAGCAAGTCAGTCTGGACAAATTCCAGTAGATTACACAACAATTAAACATGTTCATAAACCAAGTGGTGCAAAACCTGGGTTTGTGACTTATGATAGTCAAACAACACTTTATGTTACGACTGATTATGACGACATTAAACGATTATTAAAAAAATAA
- a CDS encoding nuclease-related domain-containing protein, with protein sequence MDAKNYFDYLLSLEGRYLLTANQRKDLISYQNGIDGESYFKAFLNNFSQLSYLNDFEFGSNNHVQIDFLVATTNKLVIFEIKHYSDEWYFENDVLKNRYGIEVKSPLLQLQRHQHELQQLLYSCGHHLEIEGYIVFTNPHFIPSSSWPHHNSLILFHELHQLSPILSMKTSQQTLDILNVLTLQSKRHSTYYQKEIITHFDLNMAGLRCPHCRKFHTIKIINKKKFITCSHCHTQTKTEKLILLNLKELLILKRSPFTLKEAIKWCYPVNEHTIRRVCNKYFQSDTNRNQRFYLDGNKSD encoded by the coding sequence ATGGATGCTAAAAACTATTTCGATTATTTACTATCTTTAGAAGGGAGATATTTATTAACTGCAAATCAACGAAAAGATTTGATTTCTTATCAAAACGGCATAGATGGCGAAAGTTACTTTAAAGCATTTTTAAATAACTTTTCACAACTATCCTATTTAAACGATTTTGAATTCGGATCGAACAATCATGTACAGATTGATTTTTTAGTAGCAACTACAAACAAATTAGTTATTTTTGAAATCAAACATTATAGTGATGAGTGGTACTTTGAAAACGATGTACTAAAGAATCGTTATGGTATTGAAGTGAAATCTCCATTATTGCAGTTGCAACGGCACCAACATGAGCTTCAACAATTACTTTATTCGTGTGGGCATCATCTTGAAATCGAAGGTTATATCGTATTTACAAATCCACATTTTATTCCATCATCCAGCTGGCCACACCATAACTCCCTTATATTGTTTCATGAACTTCATCAACTTTCTCCTATATTATCAATGAAAACATCCCAACAGACATTAGACATATTAAATGTTCTAACACTTCAATCGAAACGACATTCAACCTATTACCAAAAAGAAATCATTACACATTTTGATTTAAACATGGCTGGACTCAGATGCCCACATTGTCGGAAGTTTCATACAATAAAGATAATAAACAAAAAGAAATTCATTACTTGTTCACATTGTCATACTCAAACTAAAACTGAGAAACTAATCTTATTAAATTTAAAGGAATTGCTAATCTTAAAGAGATCGCCGTTTACTTTGAAAGAAGCCATTAAGTGGTGTTATCCAGTAAATGAACATACAATCAGACGTGTATGTAATAAGTATTTTCAGTCTGACACGAATAGAAATCAGCGCTTTTATTTAGATGGTAATAAATCAGATTGA
- the gmk gene encoding guanylate kinase, protein MNIEKGLLIVLSGPSGVGKGTVRKSIFDDPSTDFKYSISMTTRKKREGETDGVDYFFKSREAFEALIADDQFIEYAEYVGNYYGTPVQYVRDTMDKGYDVFLEIEVEGAKQVRKKFPDALFIFLAPPSLEHLKERLVGRGTESDEIIQNRIFEARKEVEMMNLYDYVVVNDEVELAKARIQSIVEAEHLKRERVEARYRKMILEAKK, encoded by the coding sequence ATGAACATTGAAAAAGGGTTACTGATTGTGCTCTCTGGACCGTCTGGAGTGGGTAAAGGAACTGTACGAAAATCAATATTCGATGATCCAAGTACGGATTTTAAATATTCTATCTCTATGACGACTAGAAAAAAGCGCGAAGGAGAGACAGATGGTGTTGATTATTTCTTCAAATCAAGAGAAGCATTTGAAGCTTTAATTGCCGATGATCAATTTATAGAGTATGCTGAATATGTTGGTAATTATTATGGAACACCCGTGCAATATGTAAGAGATACGATGGATAAAGGATATGATGTATTTTTAGAAATTGAAGTTGAAGGTGCGAAACAAGTAAGGAAGAAATTCCCTGATGCGCTTTTCATTTTCTTAGCACCACCAAGTTTAGAGCATTTGAAAGAGAGACTTGTTGGACGTGGTACTGAATCAGATGAAATTATCCAAAACCGTATTTTTGAAGCGCGTAAAGAAGTTGAAATGATGAATCTTTACGATTATGTTGTTGTGAACGATGAGGTTGAATTAGCGAAAGCACGTATACAATCAATAGTTGAAGCAGAACATTTAAAGAGAGAACGTGTTGAAGCACGATATAGAAAAATGATATTGGAGGCAAAAAAATAA
- the coaBC gene encoding bifunctional phosphopantothenoylcysteine decarboxylase/phosphopantothenate--cysteine ligase CoaBC, with product MKNILLAVTGGIAAYKAIDLTSKLTQNGYDVRVMLTEHAQQFVTPLAFQAISRNEVYTDTFDEKDVREIQHITLADWADAVVVAPATANTISKLANGIADNMVTSTLLATTAPVFIAPAMNVHMLEHPSIVENMSRLRTYGYKFIAPGEGYLACGYVAKGRMEEPLTIKTIIDDYFNEQTHPETFSLQGKNVLVTAGPTVEKVDAVRYFTNRSSGKMGYALAEAARNLGANVILVSGETNLPQPQGLTFIQVTSAEDMFQAVKTHMNDMDMIIKAAAVADYTPIETFNNKMKKKEGNLELTFKRTTDILKYLGDHKDKQYLVGFAAETDNVETYAMGKLKKKNADVIIANHVANQEIGFRSSDNEVELFFANGERVPLAKETKQKIAFKILNEITSRWEA from the coding sequence ATGAAGAATATACTTCTAGCTGTAACGGGTGGAATAGCAGCCTATAAAGCGATTGATTTGACGAGCAAATTAACACAAAACGGATATGACGTACGTGTCATGCTGACGGAACATGCACAACAATTTGTTACACCGTTAGCATTTCAAGCAATCAGTCGTAACGAGGTATACACAGATACCTTTGATGAAAAAGATGTAAGAGAAATACAGCACATTACACTTGCTGATTGGGCAGATGCAGTAGTTGTAGCACCAGCAACGGCTAATACGATTAGTAAGTTGGCGAATGGTATTGCAGATAATATGGTGACATCAACACTATTAGCTACAACAGCACCTGTATTTATAGCGCCAGCGATGAATGTGCATATGCTAGAACATCCATCGATTGTGGAGAACATGTCTCGTTTGAGAACTTATGGATACAAATTCATTGCGCCTGGTGAGGGTTATTTAGCATGTGGTTATGTTGCTAAAGGACGTATGGAAGAACCACTCACTATTAAAACCATTATTGATGATTATTTTAATGAACAAACACATCCTGAAACATTTTCTTTACAAGGTAAAAATGTCCTCGTAACAGCTGGACCAACTGTAGAGAAAGTAGATGCAGTAAGGTATTTTACAAACCGTTCAAGTGGTAAGATGGGCTATGCACTTGCTGAAGCGGCTAGAAATTTAGGCGCGAACGTCATTCTTGTAAGTGGGGAAACGAATTTGCCACAACCACAAGGCTTAACATTTATTCAAGTGACAAGTGCTGAAGATATGTTCCAAGCAGTGAAAACACATATGAACGATATGGATATGATCATTAAAGCTGCTGCGGTAGCTGATTATACGCCAATAGAAACGTTTAATAATAAAATGAAGAAAAAAGAAGGTAATTTAGAACTGACCTTTAAGAGAACGACAGATATTCTTAAATATTTAGGTGACCATAAAGATAAACAATATTTAGTAGGATTTGCTGCTGAAACGGATAATGTAGAAACGTATGCGATGGGTAAATTAAAAAAGAAAAATGCAGATGTTATTATAGCCAATCATGTTGCTAATCAAGAAATAGGATTTAGATCATCAGATAACGAAGTCGAGCTCTTCTTCGCAAATGGTGAACGTGTACCTTTAGCTAAAGAAACAAAACAGAAAATTGCTTTTAAAATATTAAATGAAATTACTAGTAGGTGGGAAGCTTGA